Genomic DNA from Nitrosospira lacus:
TGTGCTATCACTAACATGATTTATTCCAAATTTTATTCCAAATCAAATTCAATTCGTCAGACATAGTCCCCTCTCTTTATAATAAAATTATGAAGATGCATTTAAATGTGTATCAATAAACTTCCCCAATGCTTCCACCCAGTCTTCCCGCATGAAAATGAAACCACTGTTGTGGCCGCCTTGCAATTCCAGGAACTGCTTCGGCTCCGGAGCTGCTTGATATAAAGCCCGGCCATGCGCGAAGGGCACAATATCGTCTTGCGAACTATGTGCGACAAACACCGGGCATGTAACCGTCCGCAAATACTCGATCGTGGTGTAGTCGAAACGGGACAACAGACGCACCGGCAGAAAAGGATAAATTTTTGCTGCCATGTCGGGTACCGAGGTAAACACCGATGCCAGCACCAGCGCCCCCGGCTTTTCGCTCATTGCAAGCCATGCCGCCACCGCGCCACCGAGTGACTCACCAAATAGCACAATGCGGGCAGGCGGGACACCTTTTGCTTCGGTGAGGTAACGCCATGCCGCCTGGGCGTCAAGATAAGTACCGGACTCGGAAGGCGAGCCGCTGCTCTGACCATAGCCGCGATAATCGAAAATGAGGGTGTTGTAACCAAGGCGATGAAACATCAGCAGGTAGTCCATGCGATGCGAAATATTGCCGGCGTTTCCATGAAAGAACAATACTGCGCCCGCTGCGGCAGGGACAGGAATAAACCAGCCATGCAGGGTTTCGCCATCCGAGGTAGGAATTTCCACAGACTCGTAACCAAGTCCCCGGTCACCGGGTGTTTCGATGAGGTTTCTACCGGATTCCGGATAATAGATAAGGCTCGATTGAGCAAAAAATATCAATGCTGCCAACGCAGTATAGGCGATTGCAGCCATAATGGATAAACTGAACAACATACGCATGGGCGAAAATCGGATAATCTCTCAGACTCATAGTTATAATAGACATTTTTCAGCCATCACGAACAGGAACTTAATATGAATCTCGACCGGGTAAATTCTGGCCGTGACGTGCCCAATGATTTCAACGTCATCATAGAAATACCCATGAACGCCGACCCCATCAAATACGAAGTGGATAAGGAGACCGGCGCGATGTTCGTGGATCGTTTCATGTCAACGTCAATGCACTACCCGTGCAACTACGGCTATATCCCCCACACGCTGTCAAAAGATGGTGATCCGGTTGATGTGCTGGTGATTTCGCCGGTTCCGCTCATTTCCGGCGTGGTGGTACGCTGCAGGCCGCTGGGAATGCTGAGAATGACCGATGAAGCTGGTGAGGATGCCAAAGTGCTGGCTGTACCCATCGACAAGCTATGTGGCCTCTACCGCAAGAAAAAATCCTACGACGACTTGCCTGAGCTGGTGCTTTCGCAAATTGCACATTTCTTTGCTCACTACAAAGACCTGGAAACGGGCAAATGGGTCAAGATAAATGGCTGGGCGGGCGTCAAAGATGCCAAGGTGGAAATCATGAGCGGAGTCAAGCGTTATAACTCTGCCAAAAAGAAGCCGATGTTTTAAAACTTGTCGCAATGCAACATGATTATTGATTCGGCGTGCAAAGCACGTCACTATTGATTTGAGCTGGACTCTACGCCAAATCTGGAATGATGAAGTTCCTGATAAGTGCTACCCTTATAAATAGCAGCATGAGCACAAGAAGAAATGAGCTGGCTTGAACCGGTGGAGTTGAAGGGGGCGATTGTAACACTTGCACCTCTCGGGATGGATCACGTCGAACCGTTGAAGGCTGCTGTACAGGATGGAGAGTTCTGGAAGCTCTGGTTCGCCAAGGTGCCCTCACCGGAGCAAATGAAAAACTATGTGATGTACGCTATTGAAGATGCAGCGAAAGGAAATATTGCATTTGCTGTCAGGCTCAATAAAACAAACCGGATTGTTGGCACTACCCGTTTTTATAACGTTGATGAGTTAAACCGAAGGCCGATGCTGGGCTATACCTGGTATGCAAAATCAGTGTGTAAAACAGGTGTGAATAGTGAGAGCAAATTTTTGTTGCTTCAACATGTTTTTGAGCAGAGAAATGCTATCGCGGTAGAATTCAGAACCCAT
This window encodes:
- a CDS encoding alpha/beta hydrolase, producing the protein MRMLFSLSIMAAIAYTALAALIFFAQSSLIYYPESGRNLIETPGDRGLGYESVEIPTSDGETLHGWFIPVPAAAGAVLFFHGNAGNISHRMDYLLMFHRLGYNTLIFDYRGYGQSSGSPSESGTYLDAQAAWRYLTEAKGVPPARIVLFGESLGGAVAAWLAMSEKPGALVLASVFTSVPDMAAKIYPFLPVRLLSRFDYTTIEYLRTVTCPVFVAHSSQDDIVPFAHGRALYQAAPEPKQFLELQGGHNSGFIFMREDWVEALGKFIDTHLNASS
- the ppa gene encoding inorganic diphosphatase — protein: MNLDRVNSGRDVPNDFNVIIEIPMNADPIKYEVDKETGAMFVDRFMSTSMHYPCNYGYIPHTLSKDGDPVDVLVISPVPLISGVVVRCRPLGMLRMTDEAGEDAKVLAVPIDKLCGLYRKKKSYDDLPELVLSQIAHFFAHYKDLETGKWVKINGWAGVKDAKVEIMSGVKRYNSAKKKPMF
- a CDS encoding GNAT family N-acetyltransferase, with amino-acid sequence MSWLEPVELKGAIVTLAPLGMDHVEPLKAAVQDGEFWKLWFAKVPSPEQMKNYVMYAIEDAAKGNIAFAVRLNKTNRIVGTTRFYNVDELNRRPMLGYTWYAKSVCKTGVNSESKFLLLQHVFEQRNAIAVEFRTHYFNHVSRISIERLGAKQDGILRSHQRMPDGSIRDTVVYSILQHEWPAVKNNLLNRLANYCHAAPE